The proteins below are encoded in one region of Silene latifolia isolate original U9 population chromosome 2, ASM4854445v1, whole genome shotgun sequence:
- the LOC141632488 gene encoding uncharacterized protein LOC141632488, giving the protein MEKDTLIIVQKNRKFFTKMFKFTGGLLLLGYAWWTFPIEDMCIPKSILDARKKRVEERRERREKEAEEWRELNRKVELKRVYDEYKKKEEKEKNVWPEKEMVEYIEKRRAMEAEAKAARAKENEN; this is encoded by the exons atggaaaaggacacaTTAATAATCGTCCAGAAAAACCGGAAATTTTTTACCAAGATGTTCAAGTTTACCGGCGGCCTTCTGTTATTGGG CTATGCTTGGTGGACTTTTCCTATTGAAGACATGTGTATTCCAAAAAGTATATTGGATGCTCGGAAAAAAAGGGTGGAAGAGCGGAGAGAGAGACGGGAAAAGGAGGCGGAAGAGTGGAGAGAGTTAAATCGTAAGGTGGAATTAAAGCG TGTTTACGATGAAtacaaaaaaaaggaagaaaaagagaaaaatgtgtGGCCCGAAAAGGAGATGGTAGAGTATATCGAAAAGCGTAGAGCGATGGAGGCCGAAGCCAAGGCTGCAAGGGCCAAGGAGAATGAGAACTGA